From the Tripterygium wilfordii isolate XIE 37 chromosome 6, ASM1340144v1, whole genome shotgun sequence genome, one window contains:
- the LOC120000624 gene encoding uncharacterized protein LOC120000624, translated as MSAIESVFPNAKHLLCHWHINKNILAKCKKMFLDKETWNLFMSVWGTVVAANTEVEYLRRINELTTTFSHTPTAVAYVFDTWLNPYKERFIAAWTNNCMHFDNLTTKRVESAHAKLKKQLGCSLGNFDSLWSKIHSLLELHFTEIKASFEKSATVVQHKESWGITELCGCLNRRIHGLPCAHELAHYVRDEVLIPLSALDTHWKRLHIIPRDQPQIPDFILELNRFVDKIMKEDSVKWPYYARKIREIFDPNTTHLVEPKEKVKTRGRLSKKDKSTRRKPSAFELVDVPCVDMCIPSSTQNSVASACVTDKIQKKRVKKISVRHKLQTTTADK; from the exons ATGAGTGCCATTGAGTCTGTTTTTCCTAATGCTAAGCATTTACTATGTCATTGGcacatcaacaaaaatattttggcaAAATGTAAGAAGATGTTTCTTGACAAGGAAACATGGAATTTGTTTATGAGTGTATGGGGTACTGTGGTTGCAGCAAACACTGAGGTGGAATATTTGCGGAGAATAAATGAGCTAACGACCACCTTTAGCCATACTCCTACTGCTGTTGCGTATGTCTTTGATACTTGGTTAAATCCATACAAGGAGAGGTTCATTGCTGCATGGACCAATAACTGTATGCATTTTGACAATTTGACTACAAAGAg GGTTGAGAGCGCACATGCAAAGCTTAAGAAACAACTAGGTTGTTCACTGGGTAATTTCGATTCTTTATGGTCGAAAATTCATTCACTTCTGGAGTTGCATTTTACTGAGATAAAGGCCTCATTCGAGAAGAGCGCAACTGTAGTACAACACAA AGAGTCTTGGGGCATCACAGAGTTGTGTGGTTGTTTGAATAGACGCATACACGGTCTTCCATGTGCTCATGAGCTCGCTCACTATGTGAGAGATGAAGTTCTGATCCCTTTATCAGCTTTGGACACTCATTGGAAGAGGCTTCACATAATCCCACGTGATCAACCACAAATTCCTGACTTTATTCTAGAATTAAACag GTTCGTGGACAAAATCATGAAGGAAGATAGTGTCAAGTGGCCATACTATGCAAGAAAGATTCGAGAAATTTTCGATCCCAATACAACACACTTGGTAGAGCCTAAAGagaaggtaaagacacgaggTAGACTTTCGAAGAAGGACAAGTCAACACGCCGAAAACCATCTGCATTTGAGCTTGTTGATGTTCCATGCGTTGACATGTGTATACCGTCATCAACTCAGAATTCTGTAGCAAGTGCTTGTGTTACAgataaaattcaaaagaaacgAGTAAAGAAAATATCA GTTCGACATAAACTACAAACAACTACTGCAGACAAATGA